The Budorcas taxicolor isolate Tak-1 chromosome 25, Takin1.1, whole genome shotgun sequence genome includes a region encoding these proteins:
- the TAF1D gene encoding TATA box-binding protein-associated factor RNA polymerase I subunit D gives MDCLNYTTASDLAVETENQSDSSSSGSSLFKTQCVPVPPKRRQRNSIRKFVHIPKSTQATETSSDSSIEPRPLTLKAIFERFKNKKHKRKKKKYKPTGRSVGRPKGRRTTRYSQITEKQFKDKRPGFPFLESENGRKPLPWRKILTFEQAVARGFFNYLEKLKYEYYLKESLKQMNVAEDLEKDDLDSRRYRYLDDDGSLSPIEESAAEEETAANLEHDECDIKLVENSYFIISSEFPKKKNVYLDQEEYTEETALLRKRISKSKHWTEDKMA, from the exons ATGGATTGTCTTAACTATACAACGGCATCTGATTTAGCTGTGGAAACTGAGAATCAAAG TGACAGCTCTTCCTCTGGTAGCAGCTTATTTAAAACTCAGTGTGTTCCTGTCCCACCTAAACGGAGGCAAAGAAACTCTATTAGAAAATTTGTTCACATACCCAAAAGTACTCAGGCAACAGAGACATCTAGTGACTCATCTATAGAGCCAAGACCACTGACTTTAAAGGCTATTTTTGAAAGattcaaaaataagaaacataaacgtaaaaagaagaaatacaagccAACGGGAAGATCAGTGGGAAGACCAAAAGGAAGGAGAACCACTAGATACTCACAAATTACTGAGAAACAATTTAAAGACAAAAGACCTGGTTTCCCATTTTTAGaatcagaaaatggaagaaaaccaTTACCTTGGAGAAAAATTTTAACCTTTGAG CAAGCAGTGGCAAGAGGATTTTTTAACTACCTTGAAAAACTGAAGTATGAATACTACCTCAAGGAATCCTTGAAACAGATGAATGTTGCTGAAGATTTAGAAAAAGACGACCTTGATAGTCGAAGATACAGATACTTGGATGATGATGGATCTCTCTCTCCTATTGAAGAGTCAGC AGCAGAGGAGGAGACTGCAGCAAACCTTGAACATGATGAATGTGATATTAAGTTGGTG GAGAATAGTTATTTCATAATAAGCTCTGAATTTCCAAAGAAGAAGAATGTATATTTGGATCAAGAGGAATATACTGAAGAAACTGCTTTGCTTAGAAAGAGAATATCAAAATCTAAACACTGGACAGAGGACAAAATGGCCTGA